One Centroberyx gerrardi isolate f3 chromosome 2, fCenGer3.hap1.cur.20231027, whole genome shotgun sequence DNA window includes the following coding sequences:
- the ak3 gene encoding GTP:AMP phosphotransferase AK3, mitochondrial, with amino-acid sequence MVLQTIFRAVIMGPPGSGKGTVSARITKTFGLKHISSGDLLRGNINAKTELGLLMKSCIDQGQLVPDDVMSRLILSDLRAMHQTSWLLDGFPRTVSQAESLDEVYTVDTVINLAVPFQTIKQRLTSRWTHLPSGRVYNIDFNPPKVAGLDDVTGEPLAQRDDDTPDTVTRRLKAYETQTEPVLEYYRSKGVLETFSGTETNKIWPHVQAFLHKKLSSVNQNVVA; translated from the exons ATGGTTCTTCAAACGATATTCCGCGCTGTCATTATGGGACCCCCCGGATCGGGGAAAGGAACGGTGTCTGCGCGCATAACCAAAACTTTCGGACTGAAACACATTTCTAGTGGGGATCTTCTGAGAGGCAACATCAACGCTAAAACCG AGCTCGGTCTGCTGATGAAGTCCTGTATTGACCAGGGTCAACTGGTGCCTGATGATGTCATGTCTCGTCTCATCCTGAGCGACCTGAGAGCTATGCACCAGACCAGCTGGCTGCTTGATG GTTTCCCTCGTACGGTCTCCCAGGCGGAGAGTCTGGATGAAGTCTACACTGTGGATACAGTAATCAACCTGGCCGTACCTTTCCAGACCATCAAGCAGAGGCTGACCTCTCGCTGGACCCACCTTCCCAGTGGCAGGGTCTACAACATCGATTTCAACCCGCCTAAAGTCGct GGTTTAGATGACGTGACGGGGGAGCCTCTGGCCCAGAGGGACGACGACACACCGGACACCGTCACACGGAGACTGAAGGCCTACGAGACCCAGACAGAGCCGGTCTTAGAGTACTACAG GAGCAAAGGGGTGCTAGAGACCTTTTCTGGGACAGAAACCAACAAGATCTGGCCTCACGTCCAGGCTTTCCTCCACAAAAAACTTTCCTCCGTCAATCAGAATGTCGTTGCATAA